In Maniola jurtina chromosome 2, ilManJurt1.1, whole genome shotgun sequence, the following proteins share a genomic window:
- the LOC123878124 gene encoding putative phosphoenolpyruvate synthase: protein MDLFDVLLQAGVFTAAVLFYVLFIRKPTKRKGHYREPGWNHPLKLFLARFAVKRWKSKLPLRQISEAPYRDQKLGWDDITLRASASDGSSLLLRIRKLCGQKDIAEVVVHLRLQDGTKYKLPQHPETAITEWVHTQDGWSAGGLKIQILESQTNLRVIYNGLLTRVGDNVTQHVKFNLIWASATSVVRHPEDWSTQLAAETMALEPWQDGGWPQLLNECDEGAGSWMQWGAIQGRFQSFDADGAVHKSEYLRLRGAKERSWSLGSKALRRSVTLTAVASDGTAVQIRGLSYYNNFTQCISGNVRFPNFMVKSITSTDLVLSDFCEGGTEIPNTYTINVSTSNSRTLKVILRINKEGGHTFSGVPQKEELLYRNVAVEINGEHGTGILELGYDRLETKSATPTNITPLPALKWLDEKEAGEVGYCLPFDAIAATCTDYVGGKGASLALLASVQEKEGYCVPPGFCVTSKALNQQLENNPKLVYAISEMEKANENYKESTFKVKCDKAVNLFVTTEITEDVKNKILEHLNELRKKATDNKYGSQLRFAVRSSAVGEDSEALSAAGQNDTILGCASDDDVIRAVQKCWASMFAFTSAYYRRQNGQPCMCGGGVVVQALVTPRVAGVMFTRHPLHGDPTRILITANYGLGESVVSGSVEPDTIIVKRGSDDTLSIAKVELGSKTHRVTTSSDGVSSESVPESDRTKACLSESEILKLAQIAVSQEKLWGAGRDIEWAIKDSEIFLLQARPITSLERWMEEELLHELDSPIMSDDELVTFANTGEVFPKPVTPLTHDMVYRPLEKGIATLMVVTADGYDKKIMITHNRCALALYNTLYLRFPEKIDMNIRMLEMSIHGHKVADDDILRTALHRRQPQFTDKLFAILDMVKSMIITKWIMNDTIERVNKMDLNVDSETPLELFSNIVTAEKDMMRFTRNHGITTSASTFTQFIAMNVLLENRSDFSPELCYEIGKLLSSGDVLSAEVPHALAKLASKLEDSGKLEEFRSQDPNTAMDWLTNNLPNVYNDVCAFLEQHGHRAIMEFDLATKPWVLVPEELMKMLMHIKPSKEEHQAKTSDEIIASLKTPQKSSTRKVLRWILPLCHRAVRHREATKAHLILAVHKLRLAALSLGRLLTRSWHLPHPDLVFFFRANELRDYITTRDPALLKKAIQRQQYYPGWCKQKFAEVIKGWPQPLAVEKPRVTAGGVRLQATSVCGGEVIARACVVKDLSEISLLQQGDVLITNSTDIGWSPYFPLLSGIVTELGGLISHGAVIAREYGLPCVVGATHATTAFATGDTVRLSGREGVVETVQVTSQHQTDT, encoded by the exons ATGGATCTGTTTGATGTACTCCTCCAAGCCGGCGTGTTTACAGCCGCTGTACTGTTTTACGTCTTGTTTATAAGAAAGCCGACGAAAAGGAAAGGACATTATCGAGAACCGG GGTGGAATCATCCACTTAAGTTGTTCTTGGCCCGGTTTGCTGTGAAACGCTGGAAGTCGAAATTACCTTTACGCCAAATAAGCGAAGCCCCCTATAGAGACCAGAAGCTGGGTTGGGATGATATCACACTACGAGCCTCAGCTTCGGATGGATCTTCGCTCTTGTTGAGGATACGCAAGTTGTGCGGTCAGAAGGACATCGCCGAAGTTGTTGTGCACCTCCGATTGCAAGATGGCACCAAATATAAATTGCCGC AGCATCCAGAAACAGCCATCACTGAGTGGGTCCATACGCAAGATGGATGGAGCGCTGGTGGATTAAAGATACAGATATTGGAATCGCAAACAAACTTAAGGGTTATTTACAACGGTCTTCTAACGCGAGTGGGCGATAACGTTACGCAACACGTTAAGTTTAATCTAAT ATGGGCTTCAGCAACGAGCGTCGTGCGACACCCAGAGGACTGGAGTACTCAGCTCGCGGCAGAAACTATGGCTCTGGAGCCTTGGCAAGATGGCGGTTGGCCCCAATTGCT AAACGAATGCGACGAAGGTGCTGGTAGCTGGATGCAATGGGGAGCAATTCAAGGGCGTTTCCAATCGTTTGACGCAGACGGTGCTGTACACAAAAGCGAGTACCTTCGCTTGCGGGGAGCCAAGGAACGGAGCTGGTCTCTCGGCAGCAAGGCCCTGAGGCGATCCGTCACACTTACAGCGGTAGCGAGCGATGGTACCGCGGTGCAAATCCGTGGCTTGTCGTACTATAACAACTTCACTCA ATGCATTTCAGGAAACGTGAGGTTTCCCAATTTTATGGTGAAAAGCATAACCTCAACTGATTTGGTCTTGTCTGATTTTTGCGAGGGTGGCACTGAAATACCAAATACTTACACCATAAACGTAAGCA CATCAAATAGTCGTACTTTAAAAGTGATACTTCGGATCAACAAGGAAGGCGGGCATACGTTCAGTGGCGTTCCACAGAAAGAAGAACTACTTTATCGGAATGTTGCTGTCGAAATCAACGGAGAACATGGAACAGGGATCCTTGAGTTGGGATATGATAGGTTAG AAACCAAATCTGCAACACCAACTAATATCACTCCACTGCCTGCATTGAAATGGCTAGACGAGAAAGAAGCAGGGGAGGTAGGCTATTGCCTGCCATTTGACGCTATTGCCGCTACTTGTACCGACTACGTGGGGGGTAAAGGAGCTTCGCTTGCTCTTCTGGCTTCAGTGCAAGAAAAAGAG ggttattgCGTTCCACCCGGTTTTTGCGTGACTAGCAAAGCTTTAAACCAACAACTGGAGAACAATCCTAAACTGGTATACGCTATTTCCGAAATGGAGAAAGCCAATGAGAATTATAAAGAGAGTACATTTAAAGTAAAATGTGACAA aGCAGTTAACTTATTTGTAACAACCGAAATTACTGAAgacgttaaaaataaaatattagaacaCTTGAATGAGCTACGGAAGAAAGCGACAGATAACAAATATGGCTCTCAATTGCGATTTGCAGTAAGATCATCAG CGGTTGGCGAAGACAGCGAGGCACTGTCGGCGGCCGGGCAAAACGATACAATATTGGGGTGTGCGAGTGACGATGACGTCATACGCGCCGTGCAGAAGTGTTGGGCGTCCATGTTTGCCTTTACGAGCGCTTATTACCGCAG GCAGAATGGTCAGCCGTGTATGTGTGGTGGTGGAGTGGTGGTGCAGGCGCTGGTCACACCGCGGGTGGCTGGAGTCATGTTCACCCGACACCCGCTGCATGGCGACCCAACGAGGATCCTCATCACAGCCAACTATGGCTTGGGAGAG AGTGTGGTATCTGGATCGGTGGAGCCGGACACAATTATTGTAAAGCGTGGATCAGACGACACACTATCGATTGCCAAGGTCGAGCTAGGTTCCAAAACACATCGAGTGACCACGAGCAGCGATGGTGTTAGTTCGGAAAGCGTACCCGAATCTGATCGAACCAAAGCATGTTTATCGGAATCAGAGATTTTGAAACTTGCTCAAATTGCTGTATCACAAGAGAAACTTTGGGGTGCAGGAAGAGATATTGAGTGGGCTATAAAAGAC AGCGAGATATTCCTTCTTCAAGCGCGACCAATCACGTCCCTAGAACGATGGATGGAAGAGGAGTTGCTGCATGAATTAGACTCCCCAATCATGTCGGACGACGAACTCGTCACCTTCGCTAACACAGGGGAGGTCTTCCCTAAGCCCGTCACTCCGCTGACTCACGATATGGTGTATCGCCCTCTGGAAAAAGGTATCGCGACATTGATGGTAGTGACTGCTGACGGTTATGACAAGAAAATTATGATCACCCACAATAGATGCGCTCTTGCTCTATACAAC ACGTTGTACCTACGGTTCCCTGAGAAGATCGACATGAACATCCGCATGTTGGAGATGTCCATCCACGGGCACAAGGTAGCCGACGACGACATCCTCCGAACAGCATTACACAGGAGACAACCGCAGTTTACCGACAAGTTGTTTGCTATTTTAGATATGGTAAAG agCATGATCATTACAAAATGGATAATGAACGATACAATCGAGCGTGTAAATAAGATGGACCTGAATGTTGACTCAGAAACCCCACTGGAACTGTTTAGTAATATAGTTACAGCGGAGAAAGATATGATGCGGTTTACCAGAAACCATGGCATTACCACCTCCGCGAGCACTTTTACGCAGTTCATAGCTATGAACGTGCTGTTGGAAAATAGATCAG ATTTCTCACCTGAGCTCTGTTACGAGATCGGCAAGTTGCTCAGCTCGGGAGACGTACTGTCCGCGGAGGTGCCGCACGCGTTGGCCAAACTTGCGAGCAAGTTGGAAGATTCTGGCAAACTGGAGGAGTTCCGTAGTCAAGATCCAAACACAGCCATGGACTGGCTTACAAACAATTTGCCAAATGTCTACAACGATGTTTGTGCGTTCTTGGAGCAGCACGGGCATAGAGCTATTATGGAA TTTGATCTCGCAACAAAGCCGTGGGTGTTGGTGCCGGAAGAGTTGATGAAAATGCTGATGCACATTAAACCATCAAAAGAAGAGCACCAAGCCAAAACTAGCGATGAAATCATTGCTTCTCTAAAAACCCCTCAAAAATCAAGCACAAG GAAAGTCCTCCGATGGATTCTCCCGCTGTGCCATCGTGCCGTGCGTCACCGTGAGGCCACTAAAGCGCACTTGATCCTCGCGGTGCACAAGCTGCGCCTCGCAGCGCTGAGCCTCGGCCGACTGCTCACACGGAGCTGGCACTTGCCTCATCCAGACCTGGTGTTCTTCTTCAGAGCTAACGAACTAAGAGATTACATTACTACGAGGGATCCAGCTTTGTTGAAAAA AGCTATCCAACGTCAACAGTATTATCCGGGATGGTGTAAGCAGAAATTCGCAGAAGTTATCAAGGGCTGGCCACAACCTCTTGCGGTAGAGAAACCCAGAGTTACTGCTGGAGGAGTGAGGTTACAAGCGACATCAGTGTGTGGTGGAGAAGTCATCGCACGAGCTTGCGTTGTTAAAGATCTTTCCGAG ATAAGCCTCTTACAACAGGGAGATGTGCTCATAACGAATTCGACGGACATTGGTTGGTCGCCCTACTTTCCGCTGTTATCAGGCATCGTAACGGAACTAGGAGGTCTGATCTCACATG GAGCAGTGATAGCCCGCGAGTACGGGCTGCCATGCGTCGTGGGCGCCACGCACGCCACCACCGCGTTCGCGACGGGGGACACGGTGCGACTCTCCGGCAGGGAGGGCGTTGTCGAGACTGTGCAAGTTACATCCCAACACCAAACTGATACCTAA